From one Variovorax sp. PBL-H6 genomic stretch:
- a CDS encoding cytochrome c oxidase subunit 3 has translation MSAAANRTAAERARVTRRELDVSGLPSFAFGHRSLMWWGTFGLIAIEGTLFALAIGAYLYLRSQSDDWPLSAPPPVLLWGSINTLILVVSMWPNHMAKRAAEACDRVGARRWLLVCLLFSVAFLVIRGFEFAGLHIRWDSNAYGSIVWMLLGLHTVHLLTDTYDSAVLEVLLHTGPMEGQRFADVSENALYWYFVVLSWLPIYAVIYVVPRLHWGPLP, from the coding sequence ATGAGCGCCGCTGCGAATCGCACCGCCGCCGAGCGTGCTCGAGTGACCCGGCGCGAGCTCGACGTCTCCGGGCTGCCGAGCTTCGCCTTCGGCCACCGCAGCCTGATGTGGTGGGGCACCTTCGGCCTCATCGCGATCGAGGGCACCCTCTTCGCACTGGCGATCGGCGCCTATCTGTACCTGCGCAGCCAGTCCGACGACTGGCCCCTCTCGGCGCCGCCGCCGGTGCTGCTGTGGGGCTCGATCAACACGCTGATCCTGGTCGTCAGCATGTGGCCGAACCACATGGCCAAGCGCGCGGCCGAAGCCTGCGACCGGGTCGGAGCGCGTCGCTGGTTGCTGGTGTGCCTGCTGTTCTCGGTGGCCTTCCTCGTGATCCGCGGCTTCGAGTTTGCGGGGCTGCACATCCGGTGGGACAGCAATGCCTACGGCTCCATCGTCTGGATGCTGCTCGGGCTGCACACGGTCCACCTGCTCACCGACACCTACGACTCTGCGGTGCTCGAGGTGCTGCTCCACACCGGCCCGATGGAGGGACAGCGCTTCGCCGACGTGAGCGAGAACGCGCTCTACTGGTATTTCGTCGTGCTCTCGTGGCTGCCGATCTATGCGGTCATCTACGTCGTGCCGCGCCTTCATTGGGGACCATTGCCATGA
- a CDS encoding sensor histidine kinase, whose amino-acid sequence MNEIADADGRPAGWDWDGWRRALARFAAATELCVCAYDHDLARQAGPLASSKVARLLVNSGVWNEGRLGATVERDLAAQAIETGAAAQASVCDELRLRAVPLSMGDQVRGAIVYGWAFATFGTPLGCERIGRQLGVDGARLWAEARLESPVTEARMTVYTELLETMIESTVRHAEVVEHLEELGRLREVFLASVSHELRTPLSVLGTRIELLLRGALADPEAIRASLVNMKHHVQTEARLVEDLIEAARTRTGQLRIDMHLTSLRDILKAAVSAVLPHAEAKQIDIAIPDLEEAGQLPIVADAHRLQQVFWNLLSNAVKFTPVSGRIELQLQRDARTYAVSVTDTGSGIEEALLPHVFKPFTKQLKANAQGLGLGLSIAHHIVERHGGTISVESAGRDAGAAFHVTLPVPVQTRPQRRPFGSPSL is encoded by the coding sequence GTGAACGAGATCGCCGACGCCGACGGCCGACCGGCGGGGTGGGACTGGGACGGATGGCGGCGTGCGTTGGCGCGCTTCGCCGCGGCCACCGAACTCTGCGTCTGCGCCTACGATCACGACCTTGCACGGCAGGCAGGGCCCCTGGCCTCGTCCAAGGTGGCACGGCTTCTGGTGAACTCCGGCGTGTGGAACGAGGGGCGCCTGGGAGCCACGGTTGAAAGAGACCTCGCCGCGCAGGCCATTGAAACCGGCGCAGCCGCGCAGGCCAGCGTCTGTGACGAGCTGCGCTTGCGGGCGGTCCCGCTGTCGATGGGAGACCAGGTGCGTGGAGCGATCGTCTACGGATGGGCGTTTGCCACGTTCGGAACGCCGCTGGGCTGCGAGCGCATCGGCCGCCAGCTGGGTGTCGACGGTGCACGGCTCTGGGCGGAAGCGCGCCTGGAATCGCCCGTGACCGAGGCGCGCATGACGGTCTACACCGAGCTGCTCGAGACGATGATCGAATCCACGGTTCGTCACGCGGAAGTGGTCGAGCACCTCGAGGAGCTCGGTCGGTTGCGCGAGGTGTTTCTTGCCAGTGTCTCGCACGAGCTTCGAACGCCGTTGTCGGTGCTGGGAACACGAATCGAGCTCTTGCTGCGTGGTGCGCTGGCCGATCCCGAGGCCATCAGGGCTTCCCTGGTCAACATGAAGCACCACGTGCAGACCGAGGCGCGGCTGGTCGAGGACCTGATCGAGGCGGCGCGGACCCGCACCGGCCAGTTGCGCATCGACATGCACCTGACATCGCTTCGCGACATCCTCAAGGCAGCGGTGTCTGCCGTGCTGCCGCATGCCGAGGCCAAGCAGATCGACATCGCAATCCCCGACCTGGAGGAAGCCGGGCAACTGCCGATCGTGGCCGACGCGCATCGCCTGCAGCAGGTGTTCTGGAATCTTCTTTCCAATGCCGTCAAGTTCACCCCGGTGTCGGGGCGCATCGAACTGCAACTGCAACGCGACGCCCGGACGTATGCCGTTTCGGTCACCGACACGGGCAGCGGCATCGAAGAGGCGCTGCTCCCGCATGTCTTCAAGCCCTTCACGAAGCAGCTGAAGGCGAACGCGCAGGGGCTGGGGCTCGGCCTGTCCATCGCCCACCACATCGTCGAACGCCACGGCGGAACGATCAGCGTGGAAAGCGCCGGACGCGACGCCGGAGCGGCATTCCATGTCACGCTGCCGGTGCCGGTGCAGACGAGGCCGCAACGGCGGCCCTTCGGCAGCCCTTCTCTCTGA
- a CDS encoding response regulator — protein MTTPDLRPGPRLRVVLVEDDPALSARFAQLLRALDGAELAFTASTDADASAWLDAHPHGWDLALIDVFLASGHGFRVLRHCQHRAPGQKVVMMSNYDRDPMRQRALDAGADAFFEKATQLEELIAFCVAHRR, from the coding sequence ATGACCACGCCAGATCTCCGTCCAGGACCTCGCCTGAGGGTCGTTCTCGTCGAGGACGACCCCGCACTCTCGGCGCGCTTCGCGCAGTTGCTGCGAGCCCTCGACGGTGCCGAGCTGGCATTCACCGCCAGCACCGACGCAGACGCGAGCGCATGGCTGGATGCCCATCCGCACGGCTGGGACCTGGCGCTCATCGACGTTTTTCTCGCAAGCGGGCACGGCTTCAGGGTCTTGCGGCACTGCCAGCATCGAGCACCCGGCCAGAAGGTCGTGATGATGTCGAACTACGATCGCGACCCCATGCGCCAACGGGCGCTGGACGCCGGTGCGGACGCCTTCTTCGAAAAGGCGACGCAGCTGGAAGAGCTGATCGCCTTCTGCGTGGCGCATCGCAGGTAG
- a CDS encoding c-type cytochrome, with protein MNLRPIAGPVLIALLSALALCGCERERRRFETPPDNASAPRAETPRTSALQPAQARGDAVRLPAGNGEGYVENAFAVAQGKRLYRWYNCNGCHAQGGGGMGPALMDDQWRYGSEPAQIFSTIVQGRPNGMPSFGGHLSEDQIWQLTAYVRSMSGQLRKDVEPGRADSLQGNEPEVGRDREHPKPGAK; from the coding sequence ATGAACCTGCGCCCGATCGCCGGTCCCGTGCTGATCGCGCTCCTGTCGGCCCTCGCGCTGTGTGGCTGCGAACGCGAGAGGCGCCGCTTCGAGACGCCACCGGACAACGCATCGGCCCCCCGTGCCGAGACGCCGAGAACCAGCGCCCTGCAGCCTGCCCAGGCGCGCGGTGATGCAGTGCGCCTGCCGGCCGGCAACGGCGAGGGCTATGTCGAAAACGCCTTCGCCGTTGCCCAGGGCAAGCGCCTGTACCGCTGGTACAACTGCAACGGCTGCCATGCGCAGGGCGGCGGGGGCATGGGCCCCGCGCTCATGGACGACCAGTGGCGCTACGGCAGCGAGCCGGCGCAGATCTTCAGCACCATCGTCCAGGGGCGCCCGAACGGCATGCCGTCCTTCGGCGGGCACCTGAGCGAGGACCAGATCTGGCAGCTGACCGCCTACGTGCGCTCGATGAGCGGCCAGCTGCGAAAGGACGTCGAGCCCGGCCGCGCCGACAGCCTGCAGGGCAATGAACCCGAGGTGGGCCGCGACCGCGAGCACCCGAAGCCGGGAGCGAAATGA
- a CDS encoding methanol/ethanol family PQQ-dependent dehydrogenase → MRSDEQHAKKRSARWTRLLLLLLSSLLPGAFAFSQEGEWTLPAGNPASTRFSPLDQITIANVARLQPAFTFETGMLRGHEAAPLVVGGTMYIVGPYPNVLFALDLTRPGAPLKWKFEPKPESAAQGVACCDVVNRGAAYADGRVFFNTLDNQTIAVDAASGTELWRAKLGDIRVGESMTMAPLVVKNKVLVGNSGGEFGVRGWLTALDAATGKIAWRAWSTGPDSDVLIGAQFKPFYPQDRGKDLGVSSWPPEAWKIGGGNAWGWISYDPELDLVYYGTGNPGPWNPEQRPGDNRWTSGLFARRPDTGEAVWFYQFSPHDLHDYDGVNENILIDAEIGGKPRKVLVHPDRNGHVYLIDRASGEVLSANAFVKVTTSSGVDLKTGRLRYEPSKEPKVGKTVREICPTSPGGKDWQPSAYSPRTRLVYIPHQNLCQDSQTSQVSYIAGTPYVGADVKMYPGPGGHRGVFTAWDPIAGKAVWEKQETFPVWSGALATAGDLVFYGTMEGWFKAVDARSGALLWQYKTDSGIIGQPVSYRGPDGKQYVAVLSGVGGWAGAVVSGGLDARDGTAALGFANAMKDLSAATRKGGKLYVFKLPD, encoded by the coding sequence ATGCGAAGCGACGAACAACACGCAAAGAAGCGAAGCGCCCGTTGGACCCGCCTGCTGCTGCTCCTGCTGAGCAGCCTGCTGCCGGGCGCCTTCGCGTTCTCGCAAGAAGGCGAATGGACCCTGCCCGCGGGCAACCCTGCGAGCACGCGCTTCAGCCCGCTGGACCAGATCACCATCGCCAACGTCGCCAGGCTGCAGCCGGCCTTCACGTTCGAGACGGGCATGTTGCGCGGCCACGAGGCGGCGCCGCTGGTGGTGGGCGGCACGATGTACATCGTCGGGCCCTACCCCAACGTGCTGTTCGCGCTCGACCTCACCAGGCCCGGCGCGCCGCTCAAGTGGAAGTTCGAGCCCAAGCCAGAGTCCGCCGCGCAGGGCGTTGCCTGCTGCGACGTGGTGAACCGCGGCGCCGCTTACGCCGACGGCCGCGTCTTCTTCAACACGCTCGACAACCAGACCATCGCCGTCGATGCGGCGAGCGGCACCGAGCTGTGGCGCGCGAAGCTGGGCGACATCCGCGTCGGCGAGTCGATGACGATGGCGCCCCTGGTGGTGAAGAACAAGGTGCTGGTGGGCAACAGCGGGGGCGAGTTCGGGGTGCGGGGCTGGCTCACGGCACTCGACGCGGCCACCGGCAAGATCGCGTGGCGCGCCTGGAGCACCGGCCCCGACAGCGACGTGCTGATCGGCGCGCAGTTCAAGCCCTTTTATCCGCAGGACCGCGGCAAGGACCTGGGCGTGAGCTCCTGGCCGCCGGAGGCCTGGAAGATCGGCGGCGGCAATGCCTGGGGCTGGATCTCGTACGACCCTGAACTCGATCTCGTCTACTACGGCACCGGCAATCCGGGACCATGGAACCCGGAGCAGCGCCCGGGCGACAACCGTTGGACGAGCGGGCTCTTCGCGCGTCGCCCCGACACCGGCGAAGCGGTGTGGTTCTACCAGTTCAGCCCGCATGACCTGCACGACTACGACGGCGTCAACGAGAACATCCTGATCGACGCGGAGATCGGCGGCAAGCCGCGCAAGGTGCTGGTCCACCCCGACCGCAACGGCCATGTCTACCTGATCGACCGCGCGAGCGGCGAGGTGCTGTCCGCCAACGCCTTCGTCAAGGTGACGACCTCGTCGGGCGTCGACCTGAAGACGGGGCGGCTGCGCTACGAGCCCTCGAAGGAGCCGAAGGTCGGCAAGACGGTGCGCGAGATCTGCCCGACCTCGCCCGGCGGCAAGGACTGGCAGCCCTCCGCCTACTCGCCGCGCACAAGGCTGGTCTACATCCCGCACCAGAACCTCTGCCAGGACAGCCAGACCTCCCAGGTGAGCTACATCGCGGGAACGCCCTACGTCGGGGCCGACGTGAAGATGTACCCGGGCCCGGGCGGGCATCGCGGCGTGTTCACGGCCTGGGACCCGATCGCCGGCAAGGCGGTCTGGGAGAAGCAGGAGACCTTTCCGGTCTGGAGCGGTGCGCTCGCGACCGCGGGCGACCTCGTGTTCTACGGCACGATGGAAGGCTGGTTCAAGGCCGTCGACGCAAGGAGCGGCGCGCTGCTGTGGCAGTACAAGACCGACTCCGGGATCATCGGCCAGCCGGTGTCCTACCGGGGTCCGGACGGCAAGCAGTACGTGGCCGTGCTGTCGGGTGTCGGCGGCTGGGCCGGAGCGGTGGTGTCGGGCGGCCTCGATGCACGCGACGGCACGGCGGCGCTGGGCTTCGCCAATGCCATGAAGGACCTGTCCGCGGCCACGCGCAAGGGCGGGAAGCTTTATGTCTTCAAGCTGCCGGATTGA
- the coxB gene encoding cytochrome c oxidase subunit II — translation MMEAVHDVLAPFGPQAAHVRTLWELTLVVCTVVFAAVLAALLFALWRAPRSGPQSSPDVSSLERPEAGKRRTVIAAVAASTLLLLGLIAASFFTDRALARLSTDGALRLEVTAHQWWWEVRYVEPQVADSFITANEIHVPTGRPVIVTLKADDVIHSFWVPSLAGKKDLIPGRTSTMQFRADREGVYRGQCAEFCGFQHALMAFFVVADPPERYTAWADAQRRTAGEPPPGEALRGRDLFMRSSCAMCHAIDGTSAQAMRGPNLTHVAGRGTLAAGALPNTPEDLKRWISDPQQIKPGTNMPATALSREDMDALVGYLQTLR, via the coding sequence ATGATGGAAGCCGTGCACGACGTGCTTGCCCCCTTCGGTCCCCAGGCCGCACACGTGCGCACGCTCTGGGAACTGACGCTGGTGGTCTGCACGGTGGTGTTCGCCGCCGTCCTGGCCGCGCTGCTGTTCGCGCTCTGGCGCGCGCCGCGCTCCGGCCCGCAGAGCTCGCCGGACGTGTCGTCCCTGGAGCGGCCCGAAGCGGGCAAGCGGCGCACGGTGATCGCTGCCGTGGCGGCGTCGACGCTGCTGCTGCTCGGACTGATCGCCGCCAGCTTCTTCACCGACCGCGCGCTCGCGCGGCTGTCGACCGACGGCGCGTTGCGGCTCGAAGTCACCGCGCACCAATGGTGGTGGGAGGTGCGGTATGTCGAGCCGCAGGTCGCCGACAGCTTCATCACGGCCAACGAGATCCACGTGCCCACCGGCCGGCCGGTGATCGTCACGCTCAAGGCCGACGACGTGATCCACAGCTTCTGGGTGCCGAGCCTCGCCGGCAAGAAGGACCTGATTCCGGGCCGCACCAGCACGATGCAGTTCCGCGCCGACCGAGAGGGCGTCTACCGGGGCCAGTGCGCGGAGTTCTGCGGCTTCCAGCACGCGCTGATGGCCTTCTTCGTGGTCGCCGATCCGCCGGAGCGCTACACGGCATGGGCCGACGCGCAGCGCCGAACGGCCGGCGAGCCGCCTCCTGGCGAAGCGCTGCGTGGCCGCGATCTCTTCATGCGCTCGAGCTGCGCGATGTGCCATGCCATCGACGGCACCAGCGCGCAGGCGATGCGCGGCCCGAACCTCACGCATGTCGCCGGTCGAGGCACCCTGGCGGCAGGCGCCCTTCCCAACACGCCCGAAGACCTGAAGCGATGGATTTCCGATCCGCAGCAGATCAAGCCCGGCACCAACATGCCCGCCACGGCGTTGTCCCGCGAAGACATGGACGCGCTGGTGGGTTATCTCCAGACCCTGCGCTGA
- a CDS encoding substrate-binding domain-containing protein, translating into MSSSCRIDIARFARFGAVLLALLAGLGGGRPADAQEAAPAALPALRVCAEPDNLPYSREDQSGFENRIARLLADDLQWPLQYEWLPDRRGFVRKTLGARACDVIIGVPVDDERVLTTRPYYRSSYVFVQRASHARDASALRSFDDDRLPALRVGVQLVGNDLAATPPGYALARHGAVRNVVGFTLYGDGPPARRMVDAVARGELDAALAWGPQAGYFAARATPALELTPAAAPADMDLPFAFSIAMGVRKGDRAMKARLDDFLLRRAADIDRILDAYAVPRLPSTGLERP; encoded by the coding sequence ATGTCTTCAAGCTGCCGGATTGACATTGCACGCTTCGCGCGCTTCGGCGCCGTTCTGCTGGCCCTGCTGGCAGGGCTCGGCGGCGGCCGGCCGGCTGATGCGCAGGAGGCCGCCCCCGCTGCCTTGCCCGCATTGCGCGTCTGTGCCGAGCCCGACAACCTGCCTTACTCGCGCGAGGACCAGAGCGGCTTCGAGAACCGCATCGCCCGACTGCTCGCCGACGACCTGCAATGGCCGCTGCAGTACGAATGGCTGCCGGATCGCCGAGGCTTCGTGCGCAAGACGCTGGGTGCCCGCGCATGCGATGTGATCATCGGCGTGCCGGTCGATGACGAGCGCGTGCTGACGACGCGGCCCTACTACCGGTCGAGCTACGTGTTCGTGCAGCGGGCGAGCCATGCCCGCGATGCCAGTGCGCTGCGCTCCTTCGACGACGATCGCCTGCCTGCCTTGCGCGTCGGTGTGCAGCTGGTCGGCAACGACCTGGCCGCGACACCGCCCGGCTACGCGCTGGCACGGCACGGCGCGGTGCGCAACGTGGTCGGCTTCACCCTTTACGGCGACGGGCCACCGGCCCGGCGCATGGTGGACGCGGTGGCGCGCGGCGAGCTCGACGCGGCGCTGGCCTGGGGGCCGCAGGCCGGCTACTTCGCGGCCCGCGCCACGCCGGCGCTGGAACTCACGCCGGCGGCGGCCCCGGCCGACATGGACCTCCCCTTCGCGTTCTCGATCGCGATGGGCGTGCGAAAAGGCGACCGCGCGATGAAGGCGCGGCTCGACGACTTCCTCCTGAGGCGCGCCGCGGACATCGACCGCATCCTCGACGCCTATGCGGTGCCGCGCCTGCCATCGACGGGCCTGGAGCGGCCATGA
- the ctaD gene encoding cytochrome c oxidase subunit I, with product MNPLTPAPASRLKDGAGPGSREAAALDDTWRDPPGLLGWLAAVNHKSIARRFMVTTFGFFVAGGLLAFVMRLQLARPNAHLVGPDLYNQLFTMHGSTMMFLFAVPVMQAVAVYLVPLMVGTRSVAFPRLNAFAYWIFLFGGLMLYAAFFLDAGPDVGWFAYVPLAGPDYSPGKRADFWAQMITFTELSALLEAIVIITTVFKLRAPGMTLNRIPLFVWAMLVTAFMVLFAMPSVMLASTMLILDRLVGTHFYNPAEGGDAVLWQHLFWFFGHPEVYLIFIPGLGFLSAIIPTFARRPIYGYTAMVLALIATAFLAFGLWVHHMFAANLPELGKSFFTAASMLIAIPSAVQIFCWIATLWSGRLDFKTPLLFVLGFFFILVLGGMTGIMLASVPLDLQVHDTYFVVAHLHYVLIGGAVFPLFGAFYYWFPKFTGRLMSERLGRWNFWLFFVGFNVAFFPMHLLGLKGMPRRVYTYQAGLGWDGLNLIATVGACVIALSVLLFIVNAVLSQRSGALAGDNPWGGGTLEWATASPPPPCNFHAIPVVHGREPLWVGQRAGAEGREPALTHVGGLAADTRELLATTVLDARPDLRVNFPDPTLWPLVSAMAVTVLFIGSIFTPWAVVWGSIPIAIALTAWFWPRRSETAVHLSLERSP from the coding sequence ATGAATCCGCTCACCCCAGCCCCCGCTTCACGCCTGAAGGACGGCGCCGGCCCCGGCTCGCGGGAAGCCGCGGCGCTGGACGACACCTGGCGCGACCCGCCCGGCCTGCTGGGCTGGCTCGCCGCCGTCAACCACAAGTCGATCGCGCGCCGCTTCATGGTCACGACCTTCGGCTTCTTCGTGGCGGGCGGCCTCCTCGCCTTCGTCATGCGGCTGCAGCTCGCGCGCCCCAACGCGCACCTGGTCGGGCCGGACCTCTACAACCAGCTGTTCACGATGCACGGCTCGACGATGATGTTCCTGTTCGCCGTGCCGGTGATGCAGGCCGTCGCGGTCTACCTCGTGCCGCTCATGGTCGGCACGCGCAGCGTCGCGTTTCCTCGGCTGAATGCCTTCGCCTACTGGATCTTCCTGTTCGGCGGGCTGATGCTCTACGCGGCTTTTTTCCTCGACGCCGGGCCGGACGTGGGCTGGTTCGCCTACGTGCCGCTCGCGGGGCCCGACTATTCACCCGGCAAGCGCGCGGACTTCTGGGCCCAGATGATCACCTTCACCGAGCTGTCGGCACTGCTCGAAGCCATCGTCATCATCACCACCGTGTTCAAGCTGCGCGCACCGGGCATGACGCTGAACCGCATTCCGCTCTTCGTCTGGGCCATGCTGGTGACCGCCTTCATGGTGCTGTTCGCGATGCCCTCGGTGATGCTCGCGAGCACCATGCTGATCCTGGACCGGCTGGTCGGCACGCACTTCTACAACCCGGCCGAAGGCGGCGACGCCGTGCTCTGGCAGCACCTGTTCTGGTTCTTCGGCCATCCCGAGGTCTACCTGATCTTCATCCCCGGCCTGGGCTTTCTCTCGGCCATCATCCCGACCTTTGCACGGCGTCCCATCTATGGCTACACGGCCATGGTGCTGGCGCTCATCGCCACCGCCTTCCTCGCCTTCGGACTGTGGGTGCACCACATGTTCGCGGCCAACCTGCCGGAGCTCGGCAAGAGCTTCTTCACCGCGGCCAGCATGCTGATCGCCATTCCATCGGCGGTGCAGATCTTCTGCTGGATCGCCACGCTGTGGAGCGGCCGGCTCGACTTCAAGACGCCGCTCCTGTTCGTGCTCGGCTTCTTCTTCATCCTGGTCCTGGGCGGCATGACGGGCATCATGCTGGCCTCGGTGCCGCTGGACCTGCAGGTGCACGACACCTACTTCGTGGTGGCGCACCTGCACTACGTGCTGATCGGCGGCGCGGTGTTCCCGCTCTTCGGCGCCTTCTACTACTGGTTTCCCAAGTTCACCGGCCGACTCATGAGCGAGCGGCTGGGCCGCTGGAACTTCTGGCTCTTCTTCGTCGGCTTCAACGTGGCCTTCTTCCCGATGCACCTGCTCGGGCTCAAGGGCATGCCGCGCCGCGTCTACACCTACCAGGCGGGGCTGGGCTGGGACGGCCTGAACCTGATCGCGACGGTGGGTGCCTGCGTCATCGCACTGTCGGTGCTGCTCTTCATCGTGAACGCGGTGCTGAGCCAGCGCAGCGGCGCACTGGCGGGTGACAACCCCTGGGGCGGCGGCACGCTCGAATGGGCGACCGCGTCGCCGCCGCCGCCCTGCAACTTCCACGCGATTCCCGTGGTGCATGGACGTGAGCCGCTCTGGGTCGGCCAGCGCGCCGGGGCCGAGGGCAGGGAGCCCGCCTTGACCCACGTGGGTGGACTGGCGGCCGACACGCGCGAACTGCTGGCCACCACCGTGCTCGACGCCCGGCCCGACCTGCGCGTCAATTTTCCGGATCCGACCCTCTGGCCGCTGGTCAGTGCCATGGCCGTCACGGTGCTCTTCATCGGCTCGATCTTCACGCCCTGGGCGGTGGTGTGGGGCAGCATCCCGATCGCCATCGCGCTCACGGCATGGTTCTGGCCGCGCCGCTCGGAAACGGCGGTTCATCTGAGCCTGGAGCGCAGCCCATGA
- a CDS encoding phosphocholine-specific phospholipase C: MTTNSRRKFLQSTATTGIAAASLAAFPPSIRRALAIPAHHDTGTVKDVKHVVLLMQENRSFDSYFGTFKGVRGFGDRFAIPTPNGRNAFYQTYTKTTPASTFVPYHLDESKGNAQRAGSTPHSWSDSQAAWDHGRMYKWPDAKNQLSMGYYEAAEVPFQRALADAFTLCDHYHCGMHTGTIANRLFYWSGTNGPNGVSPIDGSKVQVAALNNQFNGGNDIGASTQGWTWTTYADRLEKAGVKWKVYQSLIDNFGCNEMMGFRHWRAQIEQMPPARRPVYVPATDITQPVTAAGPFYDPVVDDALSPLAKGFHNTMPHGFLETFREDIQNGRLPAVSWIIAPSAYSEHPGPSSPAKGGWYVQQVLDALTANPEVWSKTVLLINFDENDGFFDHLPTPSAPSRNADGTLAGGTTMKDQDIAVEYHDYTPATASQPARDGRPYGPGPRVPLWVVSPWSRGGWVNSQVCDHTSTLMFLEKCFGVIEPQISAYRRAVCGDLTSAFNFERPNDEPLPTLAGRRTQAEVDALTAAQQALPRIVPPADLLLPSQATGVRPSRALPYELHTTAHVDSSSGRVQLAFANSGRCAAVFHVYDKLHLADRVPRRYLVEPGKQLSGDWAAATDDAGLYDLWVLGPNGFHRHFKGDMNRLRAAGAPLPEIRVGYDARKGDIYLQMRNGGRRDCRFNVQHNLAYPRLDGHGGGGKDGRDEHDDRDRSDPDDRGNKPRGPWSVRVKGGDDASMRWSLDATGNWYDFVVSCDADSAFYRRFAGRVETGRHSVSDPAMGLPERF; encoded by the coding sequence ATGACCACGAACTCGCGCCGCAAATTCCTCCAGAGCACCGCCACCACCGGCATCGCTGCCGCCTCGCTGGCCGCCTTCCCACCCAGCATCCGCCGCGCGCTGGCCATTCCGGCTCACCACGACACCGGCACCGTCAAGGACGTGAAGCACGTCGTCCTCTTGATGCAGGAGAACCGCTCCTTCGACAGCTACTTCGGCACCTTCAAGGGCGTGCGCGGCTTCGGTGACCGCTTCGCGATCCCGACGCCGAACGGCAGGAATGCCTTCTACCAGACCTACACGAAGACAACGCCGGCGAGCACCTTCGTGCCCTACCACCTCGACGAGAGCAAGGGCAACGCGCAGCGCGCCGGCAGCACCCCGCATTCCTGGTCCGACTCGCAGGCCGCCTGGGACCACGGCCGCATGTACAAGTGGCCGGACGCCAAGAACCAGCTGTCGATGGGCTACTACGAAGCGGCCGAAGTGCCCTTCCAGCGCGCATTGGCCGACGCCTTCACGCTGTGCGACCACTACCACTGCGGCATGCACACGGGCACCATCGCCAATCGCCTCTTCTACTGGAGCGGCACCAACGGCCCGAACGGCGTCAGCCCCATCGACGGCAGCAAGGTGCAGGTCGCGGCGCTGAACAACCAGTTCAACGGCGGCAACGACATCGGCGCGTCCACGCAGGGCTGGACCTGGACCACCTACGCCGACCGGCTCGAGAAGGCCGGCGTGAAGTGGAAGGTCTACCAGAGCCTGATCGACAACTTCGGCTGCAACGAGATGATGGGCTTTCGGCACTGGCGCGCGCAGATCGAGCAGATGCCGCCGGCGCGCCGCCCGGTCTATGTGCCGGCCACCGACATCACGCAGCCGGTCACCGCCGCGGGCCCCTTCTACGACCCGGTGGTCGACGATGCGCTCAGCCCGCTGGCCAAGGGTTTCCACAACACGATGCCCCACGGCTTCCTGGAGACCTTCCGCGAGGACATCCAGAACGGCAGGCTGCCCGCTGTGTCCTGGATCATCGCGCCCTCAGCCTACAGCGAGCACCCCGGGCCATCCAGCCCGGCCAAGGGCGGCTGGTACGTGCAGCAGGTGCTGGACGCGCTGACCGCCAATCCCGAGGTCTGGAGCAAGACCGTCCTGCTGATCAACTTCGACGAGAACGACGGCTTCTTCGATCACCTGCCGACGCCTTCGGCGCCCTCGCGCAATGCCGACGGCACGCTGGCCGGCGGCACCACGATGAAGGACCAGGACATCGCGGTCGAGTACCACGACTACACGCCCGCGACCGCGAGCCAGCCGGCCAGGGACGGCCGGCCTTACGGCCCGGGTCCGCGCGTACCGCTGTGGGTGGTCTCGCCCTGGAGCCGCGGCGGCTGGGTCAACTCGCAGGTCTGCGACCACACCTCGACGCTCATGTTCCTCGAGAAGTGCTTTGGCGTGATCGAGCCGCAGATCAGCGCGTATCGCCGCGCGGTCTGCGGCGACCTGACCAGCGCCTTCAACTTCGAGCGTCCCAACGACGAGCCGCTGCCCACCCTGGCCGGCCGCAGGACCCAGGCCGAGGTCGATGCGCTGACGGCCGCGCAGCAGGCGCTGCCCAGGATCGTGCCGCCGGCCGATCTCTTGCTGCCGTCACAGGCCACCGGCGTGCGCCCCTCGCGCGCGTTGCCCTATGAGCTGCACACCACCGCGCATGTCGATTCGTCCAGCGGCCGCGTCCAGCTGGCCTTCGCCAACAGCGGCCGCTGCGCCGCCGTGTTCCACGTCTACGACAAGCTGCACCTGGCAGACCGCGTGCCGCGGCGCTACCTGGTCGAGCCGGGCAAGCAGCTCAGCGGCGACTGGGCCGCCGCGACCGACGACGCCGGCCTGTACGACCTGTGGGTGCTCGGACCGAATGGCTTTCATCGCCACTTCAAGGGCGACATGAACCGGCTGCGGGCCGCGGGTGCGCCGCTGCCCGAGATCCGCGTGGGCTACGACGCGCGCAAGGGCGACATCTACCTGCAGATGCGCAATGGCGGCCGGCGCGATTGCCGGTTCAACGTGCAGCACAACCTCGCGTACCCTCGCCTCGACGGCCATGGCGGCGGCGGCAAGGATGGACGCGACGAGCATGACGACCGCGATCGCAGCGACCCTGACGACCGAGGCAACAAGCCCCGCGGCCCGTGGAGCGTGCGGGTCAAGGGCGGCGACGACGCCAGCATGCGCTGGAGCCTGGACGCCACCGGCAACTGGTACGACTTCGTCGTGAGCTGCGATGCCGACAGCGCGTTCTACCGCCGCTTTGCCGGGCGCGTCGAGACCGGGCGGCACTCGGTGAGCGATCCGGCAATGGGCCTGCCCGAGCGCTTCTGA